A single genomic interval of Aedes aegypti strain LVP_AGWG chromosome 1, AaegL5.0 Primary Assembly, whole genome shotgun sequence harbors:
- the LOC5569925 gene encoding short-chain dehydrogenase/reductase family 16C member 6 isoform X3 — MPQEDQPANPGVQLYNVVLILVDILVFFAKATYNIVMSLVHLVAPPEADDISQDVVLITGAGHGMGKCLSLQYAAFGTTVVCVDINEKTNSETVAEIKQRGGKAFGYVCDVTSRTQIVELVEKIKQQVGVVTILVNNAGIMPTHPLLQQTEQEITKTFQINVMAHFWLIQTLLPDMIQKNRGHIVALSSVAGLVGFKNLVPYCGTKFAVRGIMEALAEEIRSDPRKPNIKFTSIYPYMVDTGLCKRPHTRFPELMKMVKPEDAAAAIIDAQRRGLVEASIPMYLLYLNTFMRNFPLKNGQLLGDFLDTGVNSDL; from the exons ATGCCCCAAGAAGA CCAACCAGCCAATCCAGGCGTTCAGCTATACAATGTAGTGCTCATCCTGGTCGACATACTGGTGTTCTTCGCCAAGGCAACGTACAACATTGTGATGAGCTTGGTTCACCTGGTAGCTCCTCCGGAAGCTGACGACATCAGTCAGGATGTCGTGCTGATCACCGGAGCCGGTCACGGCATGGGAAAGTGTCTATCGCTACAGTACGCTGCCTTTGGAACGACCGTAGTCTGCGTGGACATCAATGAGAAAACCAACTCGGAAACGGTTGCGGAAATCAAGCAACGGGGAGGCAAGGCCTTCGGATATGT CTGTGACGTAACGAGCCGGACGCAGATTGTTGAATTGGTTGAGAAGATCAAGCAACAAGTCGGTGTAGTCACGATCTTGGTCAACAACGCTGGAATCATGCCAACTCACCCGTTGCTGCAGCAAACCGAGCAGGAGATCACCAAGACCTTCCAGATCAACGTGATGGCTCACTTCTGG CTCATCCAAACCCTACTGCCGGACATGATCCAGAAGAATCGTGGACACATCGTCGCTCTGTCATCCGTCGCCGGTCTGGTGGGTTTCAAGAACCTGGTTCCCTATTGCGGAACCAAGTTCGCCGTACGTGGAATCATGGAAGCCTTGGCCGAAGAAATACGCTCGGATCCTCGCAAACCGAACATCAAGTTCACCAGCATCTACCCCTACATGGTTGACACCGGTCTGTGCAAGCGACCTCACACCCGCTTCCCGGAGCTGATGAAGATGGTTAAGCCGGAAGACGCCGCCGCTGCGATCATCGACGCCCAACGACGAGGACTGGTGGAGGCTTCCATTCCCATGTACCTGCTGTATCTGAACACCTTCATGCGCAACTTCCCGCTCAAGAACGGACAACTGCTGGGCGATTTCCTAGACACCGGCGTCAACTCGGATTTGTAG